CCATTTGCGGTCCGCCGGTCGCGCCGAAGCCGCCGAGAATGACCGAGCTGAAGGAGCGGTTCATCGCCTTGCACATGATGTAGGAAAGGATCGCGCCGGAGGAGCCGACCAGGGCGCCGGTGACGATCAGCAGGTCGTTGCCGAGCGAAAAGCCGATCGCCGCCGCGGCCCAGCCGGAATAGGAGTTCAGCATAGAGACGACCACAGGCATGTCGGCGCCGCCGATGCCCATGATCAGGTGATAGCCGATGAAGAAGGCGAGCGCCGTCATCAATCCGAGCGCCCAGATCTCGGCCCCGTTCACATAAGTCAGCATCAGGATCAGCGACAGAAGCGCCGCGCCGGCATTGAGGAGTTGGCCGCCTGTCAGCTTTCTTGCCTTGCTGTCCACCTTGCCGGCGAGCTTGCCGAAGGCGACGACCGAGCCGGTGAAGGTGACCGCGCCGATGAAGATGCCGAGGAAGACCTCGACCTTCATGATCGAAAGTTCCACCGGCGTCTTATGGGCGAGGATGCCGGCGAAACCGTCGAGGGCTGTGCGGGCGGCCTCATCGAGGCCGGCGACGCGGGCAGCCTCGAGATGCGCGCTGAAGCCGATGAACACCGCGGCGAGACCGACGAAGGAATGCAGCGCGGCGACGAGCTGCGGCATCTCGGTCATCTGCACGCGCGAGGCGACATAGTGCCCGAGCACCGAGCCGCCGGCAATCATCAGCGCGATGACCAGCCAGTTGCCGACACCTGGCCCGAATATGGTGGCGATGGCGGCAAGTCCCATGCCCACGATGCCGTACCAGACCGCGCGCTTGGCGCTTTCCTGGCCGGAAAGGCCCCCGAGCGACAGAATGAAGAGAACCGCGGCGGCGATATAGGCGGCCGAGACGATACCGATGGTCATTTTGAGAATCCTTAGCCGCTCAGGACTTCTGGAACATGGCGAGCATGCGCCGTGTCACGAGGAAGCCGCCGACGATGTTGATGGTGGCAATCAGCACCGACAGCGCCGCCAGTGTCGCCACCAGCGAGCTCCCGGAGCCGATCTGCAGGAGCGCGCCCAGGATGACGATGCCGGAGACGGCATTGGTCACGGCCATCAGCGGCGTGTGCAGCGAATGCGAGACGTTCCAGATGACCTGGAAGCCGACGAAGCAGGCCAGCACGAAGACGATGAAATGGCTCATGAAGCTGGCCGGTGCAAAGGCGCCTGCAAGAAGCAAAAGCGCGGTGCCTGAGGCGAGCAGCATGCCCTGGTTCTTCGTCTGCGCCTTGAAGGCGGCGGTCTCGGCCGCGCGCTTCTCCTCCGCTGTCGGCTCCTTTGCCTTTTCCTTTGGCTTCTGTGCGGCAATCGCCTGGATCTTGGGCGGTGGCGGCGGATAGGTGATCGCTCCTGTGAAGGCGACGGTGGCGCCGCGGATGACATCGTCTTGCATGTTGTGGACGAGCTTGCCGTCCTTATCAGGCGTCAGGTCCGCCATCATGTGACGGATGTTGTTCGCATAAAGCGTCGAGGCCTGGGCCGACATGCGGCTTGGGAAATCCGTATAGCCGATGACGACAACGCCATTGTCGGAAACGATCTTCTGATCGGCGATGGTCAGATCGCAGTTGCCGCCGCGTTCAGCCGCGAGATCGATGATGACCGAACCGGGCTTCATCATTGCGACCATATCGGCGAGCCAGAGCTTCGGCGCATCGCGGCCGGGGATCAGCGCCGTGGTGATGACGATATCGATCTCAGGCGCCAGTTCGCGGAACTTTTGAAGCTGCTTCTCCCGGAACTCCGGCGACGATGGCGCGGCATAACCGCCGGTCGCTGCGCCATCCTGCTGCTCATCGAAGTCGAGATAGACGAATTCGGCGCCCATGCTCTCGATCTGCTCGGCGACCTCGGGACGCACGTCGAAGGCATGGGTGATGGCGCCGAGCGATGTTGCCGTGCCGATCGCCGCAAGGCCGGCGACGCCGGCGCCGATCACCAGGACCTTGGCCGGCGGCACCTTGCCTGCCGCCGTTACCTGGCCGGTGAAGAAACGCCCGAAATTGCTGCTGGCCTCGATCACAGCGCGATAGCCGGCGATATTGGCCATCGACGACAGGGCGTCCATCTTCTGGGCACGGGAAATGCGCGGCACCATGTCCATGGCGATGACATTGGCGCCCCTGACCCGAGCCTCTTCCAGCAACTCTGCGTTTTGCGCGGGATAGAAGAACGAGATCAGTGTCTGGCCGGGAGAAATACGCGCGATCTCCGCATTTTCGGGAGGCCGAACCTTGGCGATGATATCGGCGGCGCTGTAGAGGTCGGCCGCACTTTCGGCGATCGCTACCCCCGCGGCGCGATAGGCATCATCGGAAAAACCTGCGGCTTTGCCGGCTCCCGTTTCCAGGACGCAGTCATAACCAAGCTTCTGAAGTTGCCGCGCGCTGTCCGGCGTCATCGCGACCCGCGCTTCGTGTTTACTGATTTCCTTCGCTGCACCGATCTTCATAATGTCTTCTCCCTCGACGATCGTCTTGCGGTATTCGATCGTCGCTCGACGCATACCCCGTGTAAGGTGACTGGCGCGGCGCTCAGCCCGCTCGTCCAACCACCGCGATGAAATCGCACTGAACCATCGAAGGGCCTTCCACCAGCAAAGGCTGAGCGTGCCTTGCGGGTCGCGCCGCAGGATCCGGGAACATGCGGACCCATTCCGCGTTCAGCGGCCCCCGATTGTCGCGGTCGCGCAGATAGACCGTCATCTTGATGATGTCCTCGATGGTGCCGCCGGCCGCCTCTACGATCGCCTTCATATTTTCGAATAGGTGGGCGCATTGGGAGGCGAGGTCCTCGGGCATTACATGCGTTTCGGGATCTACCCCCTGGATGGCGCCGGACACCACGAGGTTGTCGATCCGGCAGGCATTCGGCACCGGATACTTGTGGGCAAGGGTTTCGACTGTGACGCTCCGGCGGCGGCTTGTGTTTGCGCCTGCCCGCGCTGCCTCGGGGAGGTTGTCCGTTGGCGATTGGTCCATTTTGTTTCTCCTGTCTTGCTTCCATGCGGTCCGGGGACAGCCTCTAATTCTTGACCTTGCCCGGTGCGTCGGCTGCATTCGCGTAGGTGGTGCCGCTCGGGCCATATCCGGTGATGGCGACCATAGCCGGCTCGTCCCGGGTCTCGCCGAAATGGTTCGCATTGGCGGGTTCCGTGTAGATGCCTCCCGCCGCCAGCTCTTTGAGTTTTGTCTCGTCGTAGGTGTCACCCCATCCGATGTAGAACTTTCCCGACAGCACGGTCACGAAGCGCGAGTCTGGATGTGACAGCGGCATGATGCGCTTGTGGGGCTCGAGGCGTAGAAGAACCGTATAGAGCTGCGGTTTGGTCGGATCGCCATAGAGCATCTTGGCGCTCTGGCCGCCGACCTGGGACACGCCCACAGTGTTCGAAGCGCTTTGCGAGACGGCCAGCTCCTGAGGCGTGGCGACGATAACCTGCATTGGTCCGCCGGCGTCCTGGGCTTCAGCCACGCTTGCCTGCGTGATCACGGTCATGGCAAGAACCAGGCATGGAAAAGTCGATTTCATTGGTCACTCCTTCGTCTTGACGGAAATTCCATAGGAACATTCAAGCTCCGTCACGGAAATCGGTTGGGAATTTGCCCAGCCAGCCCAAAGCGCCCGCCTGGGAAGATCTGGTTGGTCCTGTCTGTCTTGATAGAGCTGCCGGGATCGAAGTGCCGTTTTGTCGATTGCATGGAAACGGCCGGGTTCTCGGCAGCTTTCTGCAATTACTGCCCGCCGGTAACGGTTTGCTCCGCCGCCGCGATGGAACCGCGCTCTTCCGTGGCCTGCCCAACGCTTGGCGTGAGCTTGATGCCTTTCGTTTCGGGGAGCAGCAGCGTCGCGAGGATCGCAATGCTGTACCCGAGCAACGCGATCAGCCCGATGGCCTCGGCCAGGGTGATCCACTGCGCCAGAATACCGATGCCCGAGACGGCTGCTGCGCCGGCGGCCTTGCCGAAATTGTAGGCGAAGCTCTGGCCGCTGCCGCGCACCGCGGTCGGGAATAGCTCGGTGAAGAATGGGCCGAGTGCGGCGTAATTGCCGATCGTGAAGAAGCCGAACGGAACTCCCATCAGAATAAGCTCCCAGCCCGACAGCGGCAGGAACATATAGGCGATGGTCACCAGCCACGAGCAGACCAGAAACAGCTGGAACGTACGGCGCCGGCCGAGCACATCGGACAAATACGCACTCGCCAGGAAACCGAAGAAGGAGCCGCCCGTGACCAGGAAGATGTAATAGCCGGAGGCGCTGGGCGAGAGGTGACGGACCGTTTTCATGAACGTCGGCAGCCAGTTGACGATCGCGCCGCCGACACCAACCACGCCAAAGGCCAGCAGAGACGCCAGGATCGTCACGCGCAGTACGTCGGGAGCGAAAATCGCGCTGAGGCCCGGGTCGCGGCCACTGGCCTTAATCGCAGCACGGGTCTGTTGATAGAGCTCCGGCTCCTCGAGCGATCGACGCAGGTAGAGCACCAGAAAACCGGGCAGCACGCCGATCATCAGCAGGGTCCGCCAGGCATATTCCGCCGGTACGTGGGCGAGAACGATGCCGGCCAGGATTGCCGCGGCACTCCAGCCGACGCCGAAGCCGCTTTGAACGCTCCCCACCGCCTTGCCGCGATGGGCAGGCCGGATGATCTCGCCCATCAGCACTGCGCCGGCCGCCCACTCGCCGCCAAAGCCCAATCCCTGCAACACCCTGACGATGATGAGTTGTTCGAAGTTTTGCGTGAAGGCTGCGAGGAAGGTGAAGACCGAGAACCATAAAATGGTGAATTGCATGATGCGGACGCGACCGAACCGGTCGGCCAGATAGCCGCACGCCCACCCGCCCACTGCCGCAGAAAGAAGTGTGGCCGTGGCGAGATAACCCGCCTGCGCCGTCGACATGCCCCAGGCGGCGATCAGCACCGGAA
The window above is part of the Rhizobium sp. BT03 genome. Proteins encoded here:
- a CDS encoding cupin domain-containing protein; this encodes MKSTFPCLVLAMTVITQASVAEAQDAGGPMQVIVATPQELAVSQSASNTVGVSQVGGQSAKMLYGDPTKPQLYTVLLRLEPHKRIMPLSHPDSRFVTVLSGKFYIGWGDTYDETKLKELAAGGIYTEPANANHFGETRDEPAMVAITGYGPSGTTYANAADAPGKVKN
- a CDS encoding MFS transporter, which gives rise to MFSWYRELTKRERNTFWGCFAGWAVDAMDAQLFSFVLPVLIAAWGMSTAQAGYLATATLLSAAVGGWACGYLADRFGRVRIMQFTILWFSVFTFLAAFTQNFEQLIIVRVLQGLGFGGEWAAGAVLMGEIIRPAHRGKAVGSVQSGFGVGWSAAAILAGIVLAHVPAEYAWRTLLMIGVLPGFLVLYLRRSLEEPELYQQTRAAIKASGRDPGLSAIFAPDVLRVTILASLLAFGVVGVGGAIVNWLPTFMKTVRHLSPSASGYYIFLVTGGSFFGFLASAYLSDVLGRRRTFQLFLVCSWLVTIAYMFLPLSGWELILMGVPFGFFTIGNYAALGPFFTELFPTAVRGSGQSFAYNFGKAAGAAAVSGIGILAQWITLAEAIGLIALLGYSIAILATLLLPETKGIKLTPSVGQATEERGSIAAAEQTVTGGQ
- a CDS encoding NAD(P)(+) transhydrogenase (Re/Si-specific) subunit beta, giving the protein MTIGIVSAAYIAAAVLFILSLGGLSGQESAKRAVWYGIVGMGLAAIATIFGPGVGNWLVIALMIAGGSVLGHYVASRVQMTEMPQLVAALHSFVGLAAVFIGFSAHLEAARVAGLDEAARTALDGFAGILAHKTPVELSIMKVEVFLGIFIGAVTFTGSVVAFGKLAGKVDSKARKLTGGQLLNAGAALLSLILMLTYVNGAEIWALGLMTALAFFIGYHLIMGIGGADMPVVVSMLNSYSGWAAAAIGFSLGNDLLIVTGALVGSSGAILSYIMCKAMNRSFSSVILGGFGATGGPQMEIVGEQIAIDADGVAAALNDADSVIIVPGYGMAVAQAQQAVSELTRKLLAAGKSVRFAIHPVAGRLPGHMNVLLAEAKVPYDIVLEMDEINDDFHETDVVIVIGSNDIVNPAALEDPNSPIAGMPVLEVWKAKQVFVSKRGQGTGYSGIENPLFFKENTRMFYGDAKKSIGELLAMTN
- a CDS encoding Re/Si-specific NAD(P)(+) transhydrogenase subunit alpha, translated to MKIGAAKEISKHEARVAMTPDSARQLQKLGYDCVLETGAGKAAGFSDDAYRAAGVAIAESAADLYSAADIIAKVRPPENAEIARISPGQTLISFFYPAQNAELLEEARVRGANVIAMDMVPRISRAQKMDALSSMANIAGYRAVIEASSNFGRFFTGQVTAAGKVPPAKVLVIGAGVAGLAAIGTATSLGAITHAFDVRPEVAEQIESMGAEFVYLDFDEQQDGAATGGYAAPSSPEFREKQLQKFRELAPEIDIVITTALIPGRDAPKLWLADMVAMMKPGSVIIDLAAERGGNCDLTIADQKIVSDNGVVVIGYTDFPSRMSAQASTLYANNIRHMMADLTPDKDGKLVHNMQDDVIRGATVAFTGAITYPPPPPKIQAIAAQKPKEKAKEPTAEEKRAAETAAFKAQTKNQGMLLASGTALLLLAGAFAPASFMSHFIVFVLACFVGFQVIWNVSHSLHTPLMAVTNAVSGIVILGALLQIGSGSSLVATLAALSVLIATINIVGGFLVTRRMLAMFQKS
- a CDS encoding RidA family protein; this translates as MDQSPTDNLPEAARAGANTSRRRSVTVETLAHKYPVPNACRIDNLVVSGAIQGVDPETHVMPEDLASQCAHLFENMKAIVEAAGGTIEDIIKMTVYLRDRDNRGPLNAEWVRMFPDPAARPARHAQPLLVEGPSMVQCDFIAVVGRAG